The genomic interval ttatcacttggatgtatcgccaatcaacttggcaacgctgcagggactccataACAGCCCAgttttcaaccgagtcaaaggccatctcatagtccacgaatgcgagacacaggggccgattatactcttgggacttctgtataaacTGCCGCACtatgtggatgtggtctatggtgccgtatccggtccgaaacccagcctgttccgggggttggaattcgtcgaatcttcgcgcaagacggttcgtgatcactcttgaaaacagcttatagacgtggctcagtagggatatgggacgatagttcttcagcagggtttttactccctttttgaagaacaggacgaccacactcctacttcACGCCTctggagttctcccttcgaagaggtcagagttaaaaagcttctGGAGTTCTCTGAataccggtttacctcctgcttttaataactccgtggtaacgccgtcctctccagggcttttccatttttaagctgtctaAGAGccatctcgatttcgccaatactgacttcaggcaggtcttcggagaaatggcgtgttaatgtagctctagaatcctcattttcgggatcaggtcgagatgcatgcgatgcgtataaccggccgtagaagtcctttacttccgaaagtactgccggcttggaagaaacgacttctccccttgctgtggtcaacttcaaGAGATtatacgaacaccttagacccccgattctgctcaatcgCTCTTgcaattgcaagagtattggagcaccggaggtcgtgtcgtacgcgcctgctgatctcttggtttaattaccgtttctctgacgaagtgacaggtgggttttcacgtcgtttcttcatgagccctaaagtctcttccgaaaggttggacttcctgcccttacgctgcatgccacaatatctcgtgccttcttccctgagaattcgaaccacattttcgaggttctggtttacgtcagttgtggtttccacagcagcgaatcggttctccaggattgactggaatgtttcagatcccgcaatggtttggagcagctttgttcggagcgtggacttcatcaaacggacgcgctcggccttaaaattgatattcagagagcctcggagaagtcggtgatcactaccggtattaaACCTGGttatcactgagacgtctctgaatatatgcctcttgtccgtcattatgaagtcgatctcattttttgtcatagtgtcggggctttgccacgtccacttcttttgcggctgcttcttgaagaaggagttcattaAAAAGAGCCCCTctcgttcgaggaagttgacaagcattttccccctatgattcctgcttccaaatccatggggtcctactaccgattcgctgcaattctgtactcccactttagcgttaaagtcccccatgacaacgttgtagtgggttttcgtggtgaagtggagagCCCTCGATATGTCGtcgaacaattcttccacttcaacgtccgagtgtgtcgaggtcggtgcgtacgcttgcaccaccttgaggctgtacctctcggtgagctttattatgaggtacgcaaccctgttcgacacactggagatttccacaacgttgtcaactagagacttatttaccagaaaccaacgccaccttgggattgttggtctccctctcggaagtacattaggtggcccgaatcgagggttacggtgtcctctccatCCTCGTCTctcgttaccatcgtcgccaccatgacgaggaatagcggggctgtcgggaatttgttaatatattatatcaggataattgaaaaacaacatctatttatttattactttttaatgttttaaggtTTAAGGCACTAAAAGATGATATgaataagaaaatgtatttcaaaccaataatatactttattcaagtacgcttttacaagcactttgatcGATCGACGGGTTCATCCTGCTTAACCTAGGTCAAACGGGGTACGGGCCTCGAGGCGTACCTCCTTGCCCGGGCATGTCCTCAACGGCAGCCTACATGCTGCCGTGTCATTTTGTTTTTGGCCCATTGGGCCAGGGTCCCATGGACCCAGTGGTGGTATGTCCTCTATCTGTTATAAGTTGTCATCTCCTGGTGGTTGTTAAATCCTTGTGGTTGTCAGTCCGGTGTTGCGTCGTCCTACTGTGGCTCCAAATCGTCGTCTTCGATGCCTGCGTCGGTGCAGGTGGTCGGCGATAGTAGGAGCTCATGAGGTTGAGGACGCCCCTCTGGCGGTCGAGCATGAAGTGGTGCTATGCCGTGGAGGTGCCCGCGCCCACTGCTGTCCGCGCGAGCGAACATTGTGCGCGCGAGATTGCGGACGAACTCCTCCACGGTGGGCGTCCTGGTGTCTTTGTGGATTACGTCGTTTCTGACGTATCTCGGAGCTCCTACTATGAGTCGCAGGCATCGGTTCTGTTGGATCTGGATCCTTCTTCTCTGGTGTGCGGAACAGAGCGCGTACCAGGCAGGGGCCGAGGCCGATCCTCAGCTTGGTTTTTAACTTGAGTTTGGAGGTGAATAGGGGGTGCAGCTTCGAACGGGCCGCCGCAGCTTGGTTCACTGCCTTATTGGCAGTGGCAACCATCCGCAGCGACCGGTCGATGTGACACCCCAGATAACTCACTGAGGTCTTCCACTCTACGTCCTGGCCTCGGAAGGTGAGTTGACGTAGCGGCCTCTGGCGGCCGACAAGCAAAGCGGCCGTCTTTCCGACGTTGACGGCCATCCTCCATTTGTCAAGCCACTCTGACAGCAGATCCAACAGACGCTGCATCTTCCTTGTAGCGACGATTTGGTGGTAGGACGACGCAAAGAACGCGCTGTCGTCCGCATAGAGGGCCAACAGCACGTCCTCTTCACCCTCACGCAGATGGTCGCGGAGGGTGGGGATGTCGTCCGTGTACGCCGCGTAGAGCCGCGGCGACAGGCAGCTACCCTGTGGTACTCCGGCTCGGATGGGGCGCGGTTGGGAGTCCGCCCCGTCCACCGAGACATAAAAACTACGGCCTTCCAGAAACGACGCTACTGCCCGCACTAGCGCGAGAGGCGCCGTCATTTTCAGCAACTTGGCCAGGAGTCCGGCATGCCACACTCGGTCGAAAGCCTTCTCCATGTCGAGAAAGACCCCGACGGTGTGCTGCCCTCTATTGAGCTCACTAGCCAAGTACCTGAGGACCCTCGTCAGCTGGAGCGTCGTCGAGTGGTGACTGCGAAAACCAAACTGCTCCTCGCGCAGGGGCAGGTGAGGCGAGAGTCCTCGCAGCAGCAGACGCTCAAACAGCTTGGCGACGTGCGAGAGTAGCGTGATCGGCCTGTAGCTGGCCGGGTGTCGGCGGTCTTTGCCCGGCTTGGGAAGGGCGATAACCTTTCCCACCTTCCATGCCTCGGGGAAGTGTCCAGTCCGGAGTATGCCGTTGAATGCACTCGTGAGCGCTACGAGGCAGTTCTTGGGTAGCTGCATCAACGCAGCGTTGGTAATCCCGTCAGGGCCTGGAGCCTTCCGCTTAGGTAGGCGGATTACAGCCTTCCGCACCTCAGACGGAGAGATGAAATCGTCTCCCCGGAGCGGCGGGATCTGTGCCGACAGGAAAGCCTCCACTTCGTCGTGGATCGCTGCGTGATGACGGACGACATCGGGGTTTGAAAAGTCCGGGTCGTTGGGCTGAAATTGCTCCTCCAGGTGCTCCGCGAGGATCTCAGCCCTGTCGCTGGAGGAGTATCTTCTTCTACCCGCTCGGTCTAGCAGCGGGTAGATAGGCTCGTCTTGTCCGGTGAGTTTCTTGCAGAGGTGGTAAAGTGCTGTGTCGCGCTCAGATGCTCGAGCGATGGTGACCTCCCACTGGTCGTCCTCGAGAGCCACCAGCGCGAGAGATACCTCCTCTGCAAGTTTGTTTAGGTCACGCTTCACCCTAGGGCAGCCGCAGCATCAGCTGCGCCAACTCTGGGCACGGACGCGGCCCAGAGTTGGCGCAGCTGATGCTCTCTCCTGAGCCGGTCGCAGAGCGAGCTCGGGAGCGGGACCCGGCGTTCCTGCATTGAGCCGCCATAGGTGGTGGCTGCTTCTTTGGCTTCGACGATCGCCTGGGTAATTGTCATGGTTGCCATATCGACGTCAGCAGGCGTCACGATTGGGACCATGAGCTCAAGCCCCGCAAGTTCGGAGAAACGCCTCCAGTCCACCCGCGATCTTGGGGGACGAGGCACTCTGAATTCGCGCTGCAGGGTGAGTGTGACCTTTATTGGTAGGTGCTGGGTGTTGAGATCATACTTGACCTCGACATCCAGGGGGCAGTCCAGTCCGTCATGCAGTACTATGTCCAGTACATCGGGCTGTTGGTTTGTTCGCGACGGGATATGGGTCGGCGCTCCGGGACCCATCACCCCGTAGCCTCGACGTTCGCTGTCTTCGAGGAGTCTTTTACCTGCCTGGGTGATAACACGCGAGCCCCAAGCGTGGTGCTTGGCGTTTAAATCACCCACGATCAGGGTAGGCAGCTGCGACTCGAAGAGCGTGTGGACATCAGTACTGGAGAAGGTTAATCCGGGTGGCTTGTAGGCGGCATACAGCTGGAGCTCCATCTCACCAGCTTACACCCGCACCCCCTGTGTGCGCAGACTCACGAAGGGGGCGTGCGCAAGTTCCTCGTGTACTATATCTCTCCGCACCAGGGCAGCCGAGCCCCTATAGGGGGCGCCCCGGGGGGAGATTTCATCGCGTCGGTAGACGAGGAAGTTCGGGATGCGGAGCTCGACATTCTCCGAGAGCTTGGTCTTGCCCAGGAGGATGATGTGTAGATCCTGCGACTGGGCGAGTAAGGTTTGCTCCCGGATATGTCCTCTGATGCCGCCTGGGTTCCAGTAGGCAATTCTCAGCTGGAATTGAGCTGCGCGAGTGCGGCTATTCCAGCTGAGATTGCGGGTATAATGTCCTGGCCTTGCGTATACGCGACCAGGACTGCAGTGAGTGCGTCCATAAAGACCCGGATTATGGTAGTAGTATCCGGGTCATTTCTGCGGTTGGCGGGTcttggtggtggtggtggtggtggcgcGTCCCGCTGCTCGGGCTGGGCTGCCCGTGCTGTAGCTCTTGGTGATGGGGCACAAGGAGCTGCCCTCGTCACCTGCCTCGGCTGCGGGGTGGACGCTGTCGCCGGTTCGGATCTGGTCGGTCTCGCCGCTCTTCTTTTCTTAGAGGGTAGAGGCTGGCCCCTTTCGACCGGCTGGTTTGCCGGTGGGGCGAGGGTGGAAGGGGCAGTGGCTGGCGGCGGTGCTTCGGTCTCAACGGTCCTCCTTGGCGCCAGGATAGGTTGGCGGTTGACCCTAGCAGACTGTTCTGGTTCTTGCCTTGTGGGGGGAGGGAGCTGTTCGCCTCCTTCCCTCTGCCTTCTTCTTAACTCGGCCGTCCTATTTTTGGATGCGGTCGGTTGTGGTTGTGGGGGGGAACATTGATGCCCCTCCTTCTTGCCTCCCTCTTATAGACCGCGCACCTTCGGTCCTTCGCCGTGTGCGCCTTACCACAATTGGTCGAAAGGTCTTGGGCAGTCCCTGGCCAGATGTTCGCCGGCGCAGCGAACACACCGAATCGGCCTGTGGCAGTTCGCCGAGGCGTGTCCGAATGCCTGGCAGCGGTAGCATTGAGGCGGGTTTCTTCCGCCTTTCCAGGCCTCCACCAGCAGTCCGGGCATGCACAGCAGCTCGGTCACCTTATAGAGCTCATTGAGCTCCTGCTCGTTTAAGTGGGCGAGCTGCACCAAGAAGGTGCATCCTCTCCCGCCCTTTCCGCTAGGGATTGCCTTTGCACGCTCGGCTGGAAAACCCAGGGTGCGCATGGCAGCAATTACTTCCCCGGGCGGGGTGTCGAAGGGTAGGTTCAACACATAGTagggacatcaaaactaaccattgtctcgttgttggttaatttaaggtctttgatttcaccaacaaactggtaagaatccttgacatacgccgcagtgtgtcctcggaggggtgatagtgtccttgctatgtgttgagccaatctatatgttggtgtatcgatttggcttacaataggacgcagcggagcaccagttttgtgctccagtcattgtttacctgcttacccatacaagactgcatcgaaattgtcaagaggaaactacagacacacaacatgcctattgaatatgcagagctgttacatcactgcctcacatctggttatttattgtggaatgatgaattctatgtacaagttgacggggtagccatgggttctccagtatcccccgtggtcgccgatttattcatggaagacctggaggagagggctcttcgctccggacctataacacctaggttttataaacggtacgtagatgacactttcacaatattacctagtgatctgacatctgcatttttagtacatcttaattctataaataaaaacattcaatttactatggaattagaggcaaataattctttagctttccttgacatccttattatcaagaatcctgacaatacattaagtcacacagtttataggaaacccacacacaccaacaaatacctcaatggtgactcgcaccaccaccctagccagttagctaccgttggcaaatctttgtttcagagagcccaccatctctgcgatgctgaacacctagaggacgagctacgtcaggtcaagcttgcactccaccagaacaagctgcccgtgcctcgccagcatcgcagaagccgtatcaagccacccacagttgagcgacaacctgcatttctaccatatgtgaagggagttacagacaggattggcaacatcttgaagcgagcttcaattaaaaccgtttacaagcctcataagaaagtgagccagttcttgagacctatcaagagtaatattcctttacaaactgcaggagtatataaattCGAATGTGAGTgcggtttatcttacataggccaaacaaagagaagtatcggtacctgggtcaaggaacatataggagatgtcaaaaataggcgttcttctaagtctgcagtctgtgaacatgctctggataaacctaaccattttatccgatttgataaaccacagatcctcgctagagaacacagattcattcctagaatgatacgcgaggctattgaaattcaaaaacatccgaacttcaatagagaagatggttggagactttctaacacctgggatccacttattaaaaatttaaaatcccaaatccaacagactgcaagacctaaagatacagttagtgccttctgcgtgcaaccggaacgttactcaagatatcaattgagaaatcgttggcggtagttgttaataatatttcctttgttcttcaaatagacaaatgtcatcttagtctgcccgtgaccacgaacactgcaaagtgctcgaaacgtcgggatgtttaaaaataattaatatacgcgattcatccgttataaatagttttatttaactggTAAGAATCTTACGCCCTTCCCCATAGGGCGCGCATTTGGGGCGTGTCCTATCTTGGACTTGAGGACCATAAAGTGCCGCGTCCAGTTTGGCAGACATTCCACCGTGATCGGCGGATAACCGGAACGTGGCGCATCTTTTGGTCTTGGTGTGGCTGTTGTTGCGGGTGGTTGCGTCCGACTTGTTGGGGAAGCTGGTGCGGCGGTTGCCGCCGCGTATGAGAGGCCCGATGGCCCCGGTTTTGGCGAATCCGGGCGTGGTGACTCTGTGACACTGGTGCCCTTCAACTTCGTTTTGACGAACTAGACCTTATCCCTAATAGCAGTCTCGGTAAATTTGACCACTATAGGTCTGGGCTTGCTGTCCAAAGGTCTTCCCAAGCGATGACAAGATTTGATACTGCTGGTAGAAAAATTTGGCAAATCCAAGTGCTCCGCAACAAGGCTGGTAACTCGAGCAGTGGCATCCTCGGATTTCTCTTCGCTAACACCATGGAAAAGAAGCACTTTTCGACGTCTCTGCATTTCATTCCGATCCTTTTCCCTGGCGAGGAACTCAATTTGTCGCTGAAGTCCATTTAGTGCAGTGAGAACAAAAGACTTAAAAGAATTGATCTCCGATGAAAGAGAAAGCACAGTCGCAGGTGTTGTTGTCCTCTGCAAGTCTTTGCTGTCATTCATACGGCTGTTGAATAAGTCGGTCATTGCAGCCAGAGACTCCTTTATAGATTCCATAGttgttgtgtagttttaaagtgacaaataattcaagtgataagtaattttaaagcgGATTCACTAACAGGTGGGTAGAGTAGGtcacatacacataatatattataaattaacttgttttaaataaatatttatactataaaaataaaaaaatctttaagagCTTTTAAAAGTGGACTTGCTTGTTTTCTTACTCCTACCCgaaaaaagttttatagtaTTAAGTATTGATAATCTTAATCAAATAATCTCACTCTTATCCTACATACTACACACGTTCACAATACACTCATCGCAAAACAAACATACACAAGATACATCCATACACTACGATATAACAAGCGCAAACCATATCGAAATAATAGTAActatatttgtaaaactaatGGACTACACAGTATATTACACTTGGTCTcagtcaataattatttatagcaaaataaaaaatggctttaaaaatactatacttCTAGTAAACACTGCACGTTTCACTAATTTAAGACTGATTAGCTcacctataatatattaatttttttcagggTAGGAGTGTAAATGACAAGTCACGTTTTTTTACTCagctgtaattaaaaattaaaataaatatttatatgtaaaaatatgtacctGTGACAGCCCTATTCCTGCCAGctactatatattattgcaCAAAAACAATCATCTGCTCATCTACTCACTTCTAATAATATTCACTAAACCTAATATTTTCACTTACAATTTTTGACAACTTTAATTACAATGGACTCAATAAAAAAGACACTGGATGACTTGACCGAACACTTTAATATGAAGATGTCTGAATTTCAAAAAGAGTTGAAATCATCTATTCCCGCTACTAGTCCAACTTCAAACATCAATGCACAATTCAACGCATTCCGATCCTTTGTGCTAGCGGCATTGGAGAATCTTCAACTTCAGGTGGAGCTGTTATCCAGGCAATCTGATGACATGGAGATGCGGTCAAGAAAGAAGATCCTACTTGTGCATGGAGTTCCTGAagcaaaaaatgaaaatattaccgAGAATCTTGTTAAGCTATTGTCAGAGCGGCTGCAGCTTCCTGAACTGACCTCTGATAGTATCCGTACTTCTCGTCGCTTAGGCCGATCTAGCCCTGAACGTCCTAGAGCCATCCTGGTCAAGTTTAAGGAAACTTCACTCCGAGATAAGGTTTGGTTTTCAAAGAAATGTTTGAAAGGCTCTGGAGTGACCTTGTCGGAGTTCTTGACTAAGCGTCGGCATGAGGCTTTCCTGACTGCTCGGCAACGCTTTGGCATTAACAAGTGTTGGACGAGAGacggtgttgttgttgttgtggggTCTGACGGGTCGAAGCATCGAATTTTTTCACTTGCTGACTTGAACGCGGTTCCCAGTTCCAACAATGACACGGAAGTGCCCTCCACAGCCAGTGCTATTGTTCAAGCTTCCAAGGACAACAAGTTGTCTCAATTAAGAACAAGGAGGAACGTGAAAAAATGAGTTAAGTAACTTTCTTAAGACTGTTATACTCTTTGTTATTTTGATtccatagtttatttataatttcactttttcttataattttagtcTGTTAATCttagatttttctttttaatttttatttttttgtgtttaacttaattttacgattacttattatttacctATATGTTATTATGTTACCCACTTTTACAGTTTATGTTAATGTTGTCATGTCAGAATGAcatgttaaattgttttatgtcaAACGTCATTCTGCCTAATGAATAAccatagacaattatttttactttaatttctttttttctagTGGGTcacataagaattttattgtttaataaatgttagatattttgttttttatcctattaggtatatattgtcttgataaattgttttcatatatttttgttttgtttggtttagttatataacaatttgtgcaattagtttattaaattatcttacgTCGATTTCTGAAGTCTGCTGGCGGTTTGGGTatgtgcaattttattttttttctagatatatatatat from Vanessa cardui chromosome W, ilVanCard2.1, whole genome shotgun sequence carries:
- the LOC124542812 gene encoding uncharacterized protein LOC124542812; the protein is MDSIKKTLDDLTEHFNMKMSEFQKELKSSIPATSPTSNINAQFNAFRSFVLAALENLQLQVELLSRQSDDMEMRSRKKILLVHGVPEAKNENITENLVKLLSERLQLPELTSDSIRTSRRLGRSSPERPRAILVKFKETSLRDKVWFSKKCLKGSGVTLSEFLTKRRHEAFLTARQRFGINKCWTRDGVVVVVGSDGSKHRIFSLADLNAVPSSNNDTEVPSTASAIVQASKDNKLSQLRTRRNVKK